The sequence ACATCCACGACGCCGACATCTACCGGTACTACAAGCAGCAACAGCTCGACGGCGGCCCGGACGTGCCCGTGATGGACGCGCTGGCCTTTCGGATTCATGACCATGCCATCGACGACGCGCTGCGCGACCTGCTGCATCCCGACGGCCGCCCCTCGCGGCGCGTGGTGGGCATCATGGGCGGCCACCGCATGGCCCGCACCGCCCCGGCGTTTACGGCCATTGCCCGCATCGCCCATGCGCTTACCCGCAACGGATTTTTTGTAGCCACCGGGGGCGGCCCCGGTGCCATGGAGGCTGCCAACCTTGGGGCGTATCTCGCGGGCCGCGATGCCGATACCATCACGGCCGCTGTGCAGATGCTGTCGGATGCCCCACAGTACGACACCGACGGGTATTTTGAACGGGCGTATGCGGTGCGCGAGCGCTACGGCGACGGACACGAAAGCCTTGCCGTGCCGACATGGTTTTACGGGCACGAACCCTCCAACTTGTTCGCCACGCACGTCGCCAAATACTTTGCCAACAGCATTCGCGAAGATGGCTTGCTCGCCATGGCACATTATGGCGTGATTTATGCGCCCGGAAGTGCGGGCACCATCCAAGAGGTGTTCATGGACGCTGCCCAAAACCACTACGAAACCTTCGGCCCGCCCAGCCCCATGGTTTTTTACGACGCCACGTACTGGACGGAAACCAAGCCCGTGTTTCCTCTATTGCAGGCGCTAGCGGCCGACACGCCATATGCCGAGGAGCTGATGATTACGGATGATGTCTCATCGGTGGTTGATGCCATTACGCACCACGCTTCCGCTCGCTCGCACACCGCGTAACCTATGGGCTTCATCGAAGAATACAAAACGTTTGCCATTCGCGGCAACGTCGTGGATATGGCCGTTGGCATCATCATCGGCGCGGCGTTTAACGGCATCGTACAGTCGCTCGTCAAGGACATCCTCACGCCGCCGCTGGGCGCGCTCATGGGCGACGTGGACTTCACCAACTGGTTTGTGGTGATTGAGCACGGCACCACACCGCCGCCGTATGCCACACTGCAAGCGGCCCGCGATGCCGGTGCGGTAACACTTAACCTTGGCACCTTCGCAAACAGCTGCATCAGCTTTGCGATGGTGTCGTTTGCGGTGTTCGTGCTGGTGCGCTACATCAACGAGCTACGTTCGCCGCAAGACACCCCCGAGCCCGTCGTGCCCACGCATCGGAAGTGTCCCCATTGCATCTCCGACATTCCGGTGGAAGCCTCGCGCTGCCCCCACTGCACCGCGACCGTCACGCCGGCCACGCCCGCTGAAGCACCGACCGACCACTAGCGACGATGATGGGCCACGCCAACACGTTTACGTTTGCCGAAGACGCCGTCGCCGGCCTGCAGGTGGGGCGCTTTGCCTGGGGCCCTAGCACGCAGGCCGTGTGCTACCGCGTGGGCCACACCCTCATCGACACGGGCCCGCCCAACCAGTGGGCGGCGGTGCGGGCCTTTGCCGAGGCGCAACACGCGGCCCACGGCATCGAGCAGATTCTGCTTACCCACCACCACGAGGACCATGCCGGCAACGCCGCGCGCCTCGCCGAGCACCTCGACTGCCCGGTGTATGCGCCCCGCGCCAGCCTCGATCGGCTGCGGGACGGCTTTTCCATCGAGTGGTACCGGTGGGTGGTGTGGGGCCGCCCCACCCCCGTCGAGGCCCGCCCCCTGCCCGACGCACCCCTCGCCCTGGGCGACAACGTGCACGCGCACCCCATCGCCGCGCCCGGCCACGCCGACGACATGGTGTGCTACTACGTGCCCGAACGCCGCTGGCTCTTTAGCGCCGACCTGTTTATCACCCCGCGTCCGCAGTACCTGCGCTTCGACGAGGACGTACAGCAGCTCCTCGCTAGCCTGCATCGGGTGCTGGAGCATCCGTGCGACGTTCTGTTTTGCAGCCACCGCGGCATCGTCCCCGACGGCCGCGCCGCACTGCAGCGCAAGGCGCGCTACCTGGAAGCCCTCATGGGCATCGTGCAGCGGCGACGCGTCATCGACCAACAATCCATCAACCACATCCGCAAAACGATGCTGGGCCGCGAGGGATGGCTGCGCTGGGTTTCCGGCGGCGACTTCTCGAAAGAGCACCTGGTGGCCTCCTGCCTGGCCGACGACGCCGCCCAGCCGCACGAAGATACGCTCGATACCGCGCGGCCCGTCGCCTCCTGAGGCGCATCATAGCCCGCGCTTCTTTGCGCACTTCGCGAACTACCGATCAAGGCCCCCTCTTTGCGGAAACCTTTCGACGCCCATCTCGTGCAGATGTCTCTGATGAAGGAAGCTGCTCGTTGCGCCACGACTGACAACTGCCCATGAAGAAGGATCTCCACCCCACGTACAACGAAGTCACCATTCAACTGGCTGACGGGACCGAGTTTGTGACGCGCTCCACCATGGACCGCGACACCTACGCCTCAGAGGTTGACTCCACCAACCACCCGTTTTACACGGGGCGCCGCCAGTTTGTGGATACCGCGGGCCGCGTTGAGAAATTTAATCGCCGCTACGGCATCACCGACGATAGCGACGACGACGAAGACGACGACGCGTAGCCCACGCTGCGCCATCTGTACGAAAAGGGGCGCTCCCGGCGGAGTGGCCCTTTTTTATTTGACTTCCTGCCCTGTTCCTCACCTCGTCTCTCCGCATGACGCCTGCCCGACTGATTGAAGCCAAACGCGACGGCCGCGCCCTAGCCGCTGATGACATTCGTGCACTCATCGCGGCCTACACCGCGGGCGACGTGCCCGACTACCAGATGAGCGCGCTGCTCATGGCAGGCTTCCTCAACGGCTTTTCCGACAGCGAAGCCGCCGCCCTCACCGACGCCATGCTCCACTCGGGGCGCGTGCTCGACCTCTCCGCGCTGCCCGGCACCAAGGTCGACAAGCATTCCACCGGCGGCGTGGGCGACAAGGTGTCGCTGATCCTCGCGCCCATCGTGGCGAGCTGCGGCGTACCCGTACCCATGATCTCGGGGCGCGGCCTCGGCCATACCGGCGGCACACTCGACAAGCTGGAGTCCATTCCCGGCTTCCGCACCGACCTGTCGCTGACTGAATACAAAGCCCAACTCGACGAGTTAGGCATCGTGCTCATTGGGCAGACCGACGACCTCGCCCCCGCCGACCGCAAGCTCTATGCGCTCCGCGACGTAACGGCGACCGTCGAATCGATTCCGCTGATTGCGGCGTCCATCATGAGCAAGAAGCTGGCGGAAGGCATCGACGCCCTCACGCTGGATGTAAAATGCGGACGCGGCGCCTTCATGAAGTCGGAGGCCGACGCCCGCGCCCTGGCCGAAACCCTGGTAGGCATCGGCACCGCGCACGACACCCCCACCGTGGCGCTCATGACACGCATGGACGTGCCGCTGGGCTGCGCTGTGGGCAACTGGCCGGAAGTGGTGGAAAGCATTGCGGCCCTGCGCGGCGCACACGACGACACGCCCCTGATGACGGTCACCTACGCCCTGGCCGGCGAGATGCTGGCCCTCGGCGGCGTCGCCGATACGCCCGACGCGGGGCGCGCCAAAGCCCGGGCCGCCGTCGCCAATGGCCAGGCGCTCGACTGCCTGCGAACCCTCGTGGCCGCGCAAGGCGGCGACCCGTCCGTCATTGACGACCCCGACGCGCGCCCCGGCAGCGCCCCGGCCTACGAAGTGACCGCGCCCGCAGACGCCTCCGGCTACGTCACCGATCTCGACGCCCTCGCGCTGGGCTGGGCGGCGGTCGACCTGGGCGCGGGGCGGCGCACCAAAGAGGACACCGTCGATCCCACCGCGGGCTTCGGGTTAGAGCATCACATCGGCGATTC comes from Salisaeta longa DSM 21114 and encodes:
- a CDS encoding LOG family protein — protein: MYACRPCDAIEVESVAALLDHVADHGTLENVVVQGLDLTDDTVEARLLDVSAEDAVFLGCRFTDALEGHIHQTGGTVFPAFEGLPFHPYRASLYTPDELMRGYERGQSASLEDIHDADIYRYYKQQQLDGGPDVPVMDALAFRIHDHAIDDALRDLLHPDGRPSRRVVGIMGGHRMARTAPAFTAIARIAHALTRNGFFVATGGGPGAMEAANLGAYLAGRDADTITAAVQMLSDAPQYDTDGYFERAYAVRERYGDGHESLAVPTWFYGHEPSNLFATHVAKYFANSIREDGLLAMAHYGVIYAPGSAGTIQEVFMDAAQNHYETFGPPSPMVFYDATYWTETKPVFPLLQALAADTPYAEELMITDDVSSVVDAITHHASARSHTA
- the mscL gene encoding large conductance mechanosensitive channel protein MscL, translating into MGFIEEYKTFAIRGNVVDMAVGIIIGAAFNGIVQSLVKDILTPPLGALMGDVDFTNWFVVIEHGTTPPPYATLQAARDAGAVTLNLGTFANSCISFAMVSFAVFVLVRYINELRSPQDTPEPVVPTHRKCPHCISDIPVEASRCPHCTATVTPATPAEAPTDH
- a CDS encoding MBL fold metallo-hydrolase — its product is MMGHANTFTFAEDAVAGLQVGRFAWGPSTQAVCYRVGHTLIDTGPPNQWAAVRAFAEAQHAAHGIEQILLTHHHEDHAGNAARLAEHLDCPVYAPRASLDRLRDGFSIEWYRWVVWGRPTPVEARPLPDAPLALGDNVHAHPIAAPGHADDMVCYYVPERRWLFSADLFITPRPQYLRFDEDVQQLLASLHRVLEHPCDVLFCSHRGIVPDGRAALQRKARYLEALMGIVQRRRVIDQQSINHIRKTMLGREGWLRWVSGGDFSKEHLVASCLADDAAQPHEDTLDTARPVAS
- the rpmE gene encoding 50S ribosomal protein L31; protein product: MKKDLHPTYNEVTIQLADGTEFVTRSTMDRDTYASEVDSTNHPFYTGRRQFVDTAGRVEKFNRRYGITDDSDDDEDDDA
- a CDS encoding thymidine phosphorylase; the protein is MTPARLIEAKRDGRALAADDIRALIAAYTAGDVPDYQMSALLMAGFLNGFSDSEAAALTDAMLHSGRVLDLSALPGTKVDKHSTGGVGDKVSLILAPIVASCGVPVPMISGRGLGHTGGTLDKLESIPGFRTDLSLTEYKAQLDELGIVLIGQTDDLAPADRKLYALRDVTATVESIPLIAASIMSKKLAEGIDALTLDVKCGRGAFMKSEADARALAETLVGIGTAHDTPTVALMTRMDVPLGCAVGNWPEVVESIAALRGAHDDTPLMTVTYALAGEMLALGGVADTPDAGRAKARAAVANGQALDCLRTLVAAQGGDPSVIDDPDARPGSAPAYEVTAPADASGYVTDLDALALGWAAVDLGAGRRTKEDTVDPTAGFGLEHHIGDSVAPGACLARIYGTHTDRMDATAASIREAFTFGPEAPEPSNVLMARYSDDGWTSVA